The sequence ATTGTTTCCCGCGCCACGGATTTATCGCCCATGCGCTGGATATTTTCGGACGAGGGCCCGATAAAGGCGATGTTGCAGCTTGTGCAAATCTGGGCAAAGTGCGCGTTTTCCGCGAGGAAGCCGTATCCCGGATGAATGGCGTCAACATCCGTCACTTCGGCCGCGCTGATGATATTGGAAATTTTCAGGTAGCTCTCATTGGCCGGGGCCGGACCAATGCAGATTGCCTCGTCGGCCAGTTGGACATGCAGCGATTTCTCGTCCGCTTCCGAATAAACGGCAACGGTCTTGATGCCCATCTCGCGGCAGGCCCGGATGATTCGCAGCGCTATCTCGCCGCGGTTGGCAATTAAAATTCGGTTGAACATATGTTAAATCAGGCACAAAGTAACAAAGGCACAGAGGCACAAAGTTTGTTCAGCAAACATCTTCTTAAATGTTCTTATCACTTTGTGCCTTTGTCCCTTCTGCCTGTGTGCCTTTCTTTAGATTTTTTCAATCCTGAACAAGGGCTGGCCATACTGGACCGGGTGGGCGTTTTCCACAAGAATCGCGCGCACAATGCCGCGGATTTCCGCCTTGATTTCGTTCATAACCTTCATGGCCTCCACGATGCACAAAACCGTGTCCGCATTCACCTCCTGGCCTTCGGCCACATAGGGATCGGCGTCCGGCGAGGGCGCCCGGTAAAAGGTGCCGACAAACGGGGCCTTAATTTCCACGCAATTATTTTGCGCGGCGTCCGGAGCGGGCGGGGCGGTTTCCGCCGGCTTGGTCGCCGGCGGCGGAGCAGCCGCCTGCACCGTATGGATGACCTGGCCGGACGGGCCTTTCTTGATCAGCAGCCGCACGCCGTTTTTTTCAAGTTCAAACTCGTTCAAGCCGTTTTCATTCATCAAATCAATGATCTGCCTTATCTCTTCCAGTTCCATATTTACCTCTTTTGTCTTTTCTTTTTGCGCTTTCCGGAAAGATAATCAATCAGGGCGATGAGCGCCAGTTCATAACTTAAAACCCCGAACCCCATGATCTGTCCCAGACAGACCGCCGCCGTCAGGCTGAAGCGCCGGAACTCCTCGCGGCCGGCGGTGTTGGAAAGATGCACCTCAACGCAGGGAACCTGCACGGATTGAAGGGCGTCCCGCAAGGCGATGCTTGTATGCGTGTAGGCGCCCGGATTGAAAATAATGCCGTCATAGACTCCTTCGCTGGCGCCGATTTTGGCAACGAGCGCCCCTTCAATATCACTCTGGAAAGAGCATATTTTTGCCCCGCTTGCCCCGGCCCGCGCCTGGAGAACGCGTTCTATGTCGGCCAGAGTCGCCGTTCCATAAATGCCCGGCTCGCGTTTGCCGAGCCGTCCCAGATTCGGGCCGTTCAATAAAAGAATTTTTAACATGCCCCCCATTATCCCTATTTACCGCTCCAGGCCAAGCATTTTTTTTGCCCTGGAAGACGAAAAAAATCCGGCGCGGTTTTTGTCCGCAGACAATTTTCGGCAAACCCATGCCCGTCCGCAGGGTCTTTGCGTCGGCCGCCGCCGGGCAATGTGCGGAAATTAACGCCGTTATGGCATGACGGTTCGCATGTTTTTCTTTTTCCCGGCGTTAAAGGCGCTGCTCTTCGCCCTCCAATGCCGCCGGATGCGCGGCCGGGGGACTGTTTATCTTTTTATACGCGCTGAAATATTCAAAACGCAGGCAGCATTTCAGCCGCCCGCACATGCCGTTGATTGATGTCTGGCGCATGGGCAGGCCCTGGTTCTTTGCCAGGCTCATGTGCACGTTTTCAAACTTCTGCAGCCAGCTCTTGCAGCACATGACCCGCCCGCAGGAAGCCATGCCGCCGCGCAGGGCGGCCGCGTCGCGCGCGCCGATCTGATTCATCTCCACCCGGGCATGGAGTTCGTCGGCCAGCGCCTGTACCAGTTGGCGGTAGTCAATTCTTTCCTCGGCGGTGAACATAACCATCAGGCGGGAACGGTCAAACGTGTAGTGGACCCGGATCAGCCGCAGGGGGAGATTGCCGGCGGCGACTTTTTCCTGGCAGATTCGCCATGCGTTTTTGGATAAGAGGATGTTTTCATGCGCCACGGCCTGGTCCTGCAGGGTTGCCCGTCTCATCACCATGGGGGCGGCGCCGCTTGTCTCCGCGGCGCCGTTGCGGGTCTCCATGATCACGCGTCCGAATTCCAGGTGATTTTCCTTTTGAACGATGCATTCGTCGCCCTTGTTAATGGCGAGGACCGGGGAGACGTTGCATTGCCACAAATGAATGTCTCCGCAGTCAACGTGAAGCAGACGAAACATTTTCCCTTTCCCCGCAGGGGCGGCATGCGGCATTGGTGTTGGCAGCCAGTTGCAGAAACGCCCTTTCTATAACCATGTTTTCGGGCAGATATTGGTCAAGGCATGCCTGCGCTTTCTCAACCGCGGCTATGTTATTCATTGCCTGCGGATATGTCAATCCGGATGCCGCCGCCCGGAGCCGGTCGGCATCGGAACGGTAAAACAGCAGGCTGTCATCATGCAGGCCGCTGGCGCAAATGAGCAAATCCCTCTGCCACATAATCAACAGGTGCAATACGTGGCGGCGGCGCTCGCGATAAACGGCGGCTGTTCTTCCCAGGCCTATTTCTTCCAGGTCTTCGTTCTGTTCGCCGCTTACCTGGGCCAGGCGCAGCCATTCGGCCGTCTCGTGCTCGGCCTGTTCCCGTATTTCTTTAAGCAGGGCGAGCATTTCTTTCGCCTGGAGCAGTCCGGCCGCAGTCCCGCCGCTTGCCGCGCCGGCCGCGATCTTGGCCACGACCGGCCGCAATTCGTCATTAGAATCAATGGCGCAATCGCTCATTGCGACCCGCTGGCAGCGGGAAGCGATGGTGGGCAGAAGGGCTTCCGGCTGATTGGAAAGCAAAAGAAAAATACTGCGCGGGGGCGGCTCTTCCAGCGTTTTCAGCAGTTTGTTCGCCGCCTCGTTGTTCATCCGTTCGGCGTCGCTGAACACAACGGCCTTCCAGCCGCCTTCAAAGGTTGTTTGAAAAGTCTGCCTGATCACTTCCTCAATCTGTTCCACCAGGATGCCGCGTGATTTTTTGATCGGCTCAATCCGGATAATATCAGGATGAATGCGTTTTGAAACCCGCCGGCAATTGTTGCAGTTTCCGCAGGGGCGTTCTGTTTTCCCGGCGCAAAAAAGCATCTGCAGGATGCTTTCCGCCAGTTGTCCGGCATTGCCGCGCGGGTCGCCGACGATCAGGTAGGCATGCCCCATCCGGCCGCCGGCAAAACTATCCTGAAATTGTTTCAGTTTATTAACGACTTCACCGCTCATCCTGAATTCTTCCGCTCGTTTTGCTTTTTATATTCCCTGAAGCTATCAACCAACTGCCTGAATGAGACAGGCTTGAATTTCTCAAAGCTTTCCCGGTCCACATAAACAAAGTCGTATTTCACATCCGATTGCACATGGTTGATACGGCCCCAAGGACAGAGAGGATCCCCTTCTTCTCTTTGACTTTGGCGGACAGTCGCTTGACTACAGCATCGGCGACACGGCTGATGATCGTTTGCACGAATATGATGACACATGCAAGGCAGAGGTAGAACAG is a genomic window of Kiritimatiellia bacterium containing:
- a CDS encoding DNA polymerase III subunit, with protein sequence MSGEVVNKLKQFQDSFAGGRMGHAYLIVGDPRGNAGQLAESILQMLFCAGKTERPCGNCNNCRRVSKRIHPDIIRIEPIKKSRGILVEQIEEVIRQTFQTTFEGGWKAVVFSDAERMNNEAANKLLKTLEEPPPRSIFLLLSNQPEALLPTIASRCQRVAMSDCAIDSNDELRPVVAKIAAGAASGGTAAGLLQAKEMLALLKEIREQAEHETAEWLRLAQVSGEQNEDLEEIGLGRTAAVYRERRRHVLHLLIMWQRDLLICASGLHDDSLLFYRSDADRLRAAASGLTYPQAMNNIAAVEKAQACLDQYLPENMVIERAFLQLAANTNAACRPCGERENVSSASR
- the ricT gene encoding regulatory iron-sulfur-containing complex subunit RicT, encoding MFRLLHVDCGDIHLWQCNVSPVLAINKGDECIVQKENHLEFGRVIMETRNGAAETSGAAPMVMRRATLQDQAVAHENILLSKNAWRICQEKVAAGNLPLRLIRVHYTFDRSRLMVMFTAEERIDYRQLVQALADELHARVEMNQIGARDAAALRGGMASCGRVMCCKSWLQKFENVHMSLAKNQGLPMRQTSINGMCGRLKCCLRFEYFSAYKKINSPPAAHPAALEGEEQRL
- the accB gene encoding acetyl-CoA carboxylase biotin carboxyl carrier protein — encoded protein: MELEEIRQIIDLMNENGLNEFELEKNGVRLLIKKGPSGQVIHTVQAAAPPPATKPAETAPPAPDAAQNNCVEIKAPFVGTFYRAPSPDADPYVAEGQEVNADTVLCIVEAMKVMNEIKAEIRGIVRAILVENAHPVQYGQPLFRIEKI
- the aroQ gene encoding type II 3-dehydroquinate dehydratase, with translation MGGMLKILLLNGPNLGRLGKREPGIYGTATLADIERVLQARAGASGAKICSFQSDIEGALVAKIGASEGVYDGIIFNPGAYTHTSIALRDALQSVQVPCVEVHLSNTAGREEFRRFSLTAAVCLGQIMGFGVLSYELALIALIDYLSGKRKKKRQKR